The genomic window ATCCGGCGATTTCAACATTAGATACCTCTTCCAAAATTTTCTGCTCGATCAAACTTGTTACCCCAAGTCCTGTGGAACAAACATAAACAATCCGAACAACATTGATTTCATGCTGATTTTTTTCATATGCCACCAGAAAGTGCAATGCGATATAAGCAATAAAGGAATCATTGATGAATAATGCTGCATTTTCGATGTCTCTACTACTGGCATGCTTGATTGCACGGAATAATTGCGGATATTTTGCTTTGATATCATCGACAAAAGGATTGTACTCATTGATAAACAAGTGTTTCTTAGTCAAACGTAAGGATAAATGAGCGAATAAATTCGTAAACAATTGACGATCTCGATAAAAAGGAAAGTTGATTTCCTCAGAAACATCTCGAATCAGTTCTTCGGTCAGCTCTGCGATATCCTGATGACTGTTCGTAATAAACACATCACTGTAAATATAGAAATACTCATCCGCTAAAAGTGGCAGCTCATAGTGTTCGAACACCTTATTCATTAGGAGAAACGGCAACTCCTGCTTTTTCATTAACTCCTCTTGATTTGACAAGATCCGATACCCATTCATCGTATGCTGCAGCTGCATCCTTGATGTAGCTATTGCAACTCTGAGTGTAATAGAGAGAATTTCTGCATAATTGAACTGATCCAGTAATGACGGATCAAGCAGTTTTGTCATCTCATTTAGTGACACTTGATAGATCTCCTGAAAAATCGTGCTGCCCCCCACATGAACATCTATCAACCGCTTATGATTGCCTGCTTGAACGAAATGACTCATGATTTGGTAGATATCATATTCCGTGATTTCCTTTTGACTGATATATTCCATCAACAATCGAATTTTACTTTCTTCACCATAGATAAAGAAGCCCACACGACTTTGCCGATCCAACTGAAGCTCATACTTTTGGATAAAAGCTTCTAAACGATCCAGATCTTTCAGAATTGTATTTCTGCTGACCTGAAGCTCGTCTGCTAATTCTTGAGAGGTTAGATGCTTTGGCGAAAGAATCAGATGGAAAATCAATTGGTTCATTCGCAACTCCTGATCCGGATATGTTTCAAAACGATCCACTTCTAGAATTTCATTTTTCAATGTCAACCGTTCAGAATCCTGCAGCTCCAACCAAACGCCTTTGTTTCTTCGTGCTTGCAACGTGATATTCCGCTCCTGAAACCATGTGCGTACATTGTCCAGATCATATTTAATTGTTCGTACACTCACACTAAAAGCCTCAGCGAGCTCTTTTGTTGTGATGCTATTCTCCAAATCCAGAAGCATCAGTAAAATATTAATTTCTCGTTTTGATAAGTGCAGTGACATCTTCTACTCACCTTCGTTTCTTCCCCTTACACCTGCAACTATAGCTTGATTCTTATCAAGTAACAACACAAAAAAGTTGCACTTTTGTAAGTGCAACCTTAGCCAGAATTTACTTTGTTAGATACGAAAAAAGCTGGCCTTGTTCTATTTTTTAAAATGGTCAATCGTAAAAAAAGCTTTCTATTTCAAGGGTTCTGAACAAAAATTAAGTGCAACCGCTACTTGCAGTTGTATAAAAAAAACAATTGCACTTACCCCTCATTCCGAACGGCCAAGCTCTCTTTTGCAATAAAAAAAAAGAAGATTCACATCTTCTTTTTTTACGCAGTATCTATATTGCTATAAATAGATGAATTTTCTCCACAAAAACTTCATCCGACACGCCTACAATCCGGTAGTTGATGAGTGAACATCTGTGCCTCTGCATTAACCAACCACACGCCGATAAAATCGGAATGATCGAAACGATCATCTGGTTGAGTCAACTCGTCGCATGAGACATACTTTATCACAATTTAGACAATAATACAAATAAGCTTAAATTTTTTTTTTATACCCATTGATTATACATCTCTTCAACTAATCGAACCGTATCAGTTGTTATTTTTTCCGTCATCATCGGACTTTCCAGCAAACCACCAAGCAAACAATCGTTGACATGATCCACCTCAAAAACAAACTCACTGCTTACCGTACTCGTCAACAGCTCTTCACGACCATCATTGTAATAGATAGTCGCATGATCTGTTTTCCAAAAATAAGGAATCTCAATCCTGCCGTTTTCTCCATAAATAACCATATCACTTGGGATATCTAACTGCACTGTAAGAAAAATGCTGGCTAACACCTGATCTGGAAATTTCAACGATAATTCAACCTGATCGTCTGTCTTTCCCTTTTCCATAGACGAATGCCCACAGTAGCTTATTGGCGAACTCCCTAAAATAAACTGAATGAACTCAAGAGGATAGCTCCCAGAACCATGAAGTATACCACCTCCTGCATCAAGGGAATGAAACCATTTCAAATGATCGATATTCGGATAAGCTGTGACCGAACGAATCTGACGGACAGTTCCAATCCCTCCTTGTTCTATCACTTTTTTTACTTGGCTGGCAATCGGCAGAAAAACAGCCTTTTGTGCTTCCATCAAAAAACATTTATTTTTCTTCGCCAACGCAAAAAGCTCTTCTGCTTCAGCGAATGTTAATGTAAATGGTTTTTCCAACAGAACATGTTTTTTATGCGTCAACGCCATCTTTGCTGCTTCATAATGCCCCTTATTGTATGTCGCTATATAAATGATATCTATGTCCTCATCTTGACACAGTGCTTCATAGCTTCCATAAGCCTTCGGAATAGCCAGTTCAGCCGCTACTTCCTTTGCTCGAGCTAACTCTCTAGCAGCAATCGCCTGCACCTCACCTCTTGCACTTTCTCGAACCCCTTCTACAAAGCGAGGGACAATTTGAGCTGTACTTAATATTCCATAACGAATTTGCTTCATGCCGTTTCCTCCTGTATCTTTCTACTCCAACTATACCCTGAAATCAAGAAACTTGGAATCAAAAAAGCAAAGCCAAATCAAGCTTCGAGTAAATTCAGCTATCTCCTGACTCTTCATTGACTATTCCATAAAAAAATGATTTTCAAAAGAAAATTTAACTCGCATCACTAGACAAGAAGAAATGCGAAATAATTGAGATTTTTCAAATAATAAAAGAACTATGTTTTGTAAAATGTGACCAACATCAATCTTAATAGTTTTTCCATTACTATTATTTCATCGTTCCAAAGCAGTTAAAAAACCGAGATCAACTGATCTCGGCAATCGATGACAGTAACAAAAACCTATGAACAGCCTGATAAAAACATCGTTCTCCTTGCTGACCTCAACTTACTGTTATTCTTATGTATTTAGCTAGACAAGCCTATCGAATTCCTATACTGACCTTTAACGCCTGATTGACTTTTTCCATATCGCCATCTTGAAGCTTACAAATTTTTTGTAGCATTCGCTCCTTATCCAATGTACGAATCTGCTCCAAAAGTACTAATGAAGGTGTCAGTTCTTCCTCATGTGGAATATTGACCTTCACTTGTGTCGGCTGCATCTTTTTTCGAATATTTCGCGTAATAGGTGCGACAATCAACGTTGGACTGAATAGATTCCCTTTATTATTTTGAATGATCAGCACAGGTCGAATGCCTCCCTGTTCAGAACCAATTACCGGTGAAAGATTCGCGTAAAATATTTCTCCCCTCCGCATCATTTTTTCTATCCCCCCTTATCAAGAAAAAATCTTTTTACAAATTATAACATGATTCATACAGATTTATTTTTCAACATTTTTGCTGAAAATGCAAAAATTTGATAATTCGAAGTGAAATAGCTGACAAATTATCCAGAAACAAATGTGTTGATTTTGCTATAAAATACTATTCATTTATTACTTAAAAATTTGTTTTTTATATAAATTTATTAGAAATATGCCAAGATATATGATAAAATTAATTGAATATATGATTATTTTCAGTCATATGTTTAGGGGATGATAGTTACTATCTGCGAATATTTAGAATAGAAGGAGTGCTACATGAATATATACTCAATCAAAATTTCACCAAATCGACCATTCAATAAATCCGAGCTGACTTACCTCACAGAAAGGTGTACAATATTGTCTAAAAAGGTGCTGACGTTGGATTATATCAAGGAATGTGATTACGATTACGATGAAAAAGATGAGTCATTTACGTTCAATTTTCTCTGCATCCATAACAAAACGTTTTCATTAAAAATTGTTAAAGATGATCGCTCTGACAATCATTTTTTTTCAATGCAGAAGTATGATAAATGGTCAATTTTACGAAAAGATTTTATCAAGGAACTTGAAGTCATCCATGAACTTCACTCGAATTCTCATAATTAAAGTTAAAAATAGGAATAGTACAGAAAAAAAGCAGGTAGACTATCACAGTCCATCTGCTTTTTTTATCTCTTGATTTTTGCACTTGCAGTATTCGAGAGGATCATTCCAAAATGCTCTTTACTTTTGTGGTGATCAAATCAATAGCTACATGATTTTCTCCGCCTTCTGGAACGATGATATCTGCATATCTTTTAGTTGGCTCGATAAACTGGTTGTACATCGGTTTAACTACAGTCAGATACTGTTCAATCACAGAATCGAGTGTTCGACCACGTTCTTCCATGTCTCTCTTGATTCGGCGAATAATACGGATATCATCATCTGTATCTACATAAAGCTTTATATCCATCAATTCTCGCAGCCGCGGGTCTTCCAAAATCAAAATACCCTCAAGAATAATTACTTCTTTTGGTTCCTGTATAATGACATCCGAGCTTCTTGTATGCTCAACATAATCATAGACAGGCTTCTCAATTGATTCATATGTTAATAACTGCTTCAAATGTTCGATCAACAGATCGGTATCAAAAGCAAAAGGGTGGTCATAATTTGTCGTTAATCTTTCCTCAAAACTCAAATGACTCTGGTCTTTATAATAAGAATCCTGTTCCAGCATCATAATTGAGTGATTAGGAAAATGGTTGAAGATCGCCCGACTGACGCTTGTCTTCCCACTACCTGAACCACCAGTCACTCCAATGATTATCGGTCGATTGTTTTTCATGCAGTTAAACCTCTTTCTTTTTCAGCAAATAGCCATTATCATCCTTTTCTATTATAATAAAAAGTGAGCAGATTACCACTGAAAATTACAACTTTCTTCATCAAAAACAATTTTAAGGAGATTCTATTATGAACATTACAGCGATTACGCAGCTAGAAGAGGAACATTATCAGCTTTTGCTAGATGCAGATCCTTCAAAAAAACATGTCGATGATTATACAAAAAGAGGGCAAGTATTCATCATTAGTGACCCAAAACTAGTAGGTATCATGGTATTAATACCTACCCGCCCTGATACGCTGGAACTTGTTAACATTGCAGTTGCTGAAGCCTCACGAGGAAAAGGCTACGCACAAAAATTGATTGCCTTTGCTTTTGACACCGCAAAAAAACAGGGCATCAAGACAATGGAGATTGGTACTGGAAGTACCGGGTACGAACAACTGCACCTTTATCAAAAATGCGGCTTTCGCATGACATGGATCGACCGTGACTTTTTTGTTCGCCACTACGATGAAGAAATCGTTGATAATGGAATTGTTTT from Enterococcus sp. 9E7_DIV0242 includes these protein-coding regions:
- a CDS encoding BglG family transcription antiterminator, which gives rise to MSLHLSKREINILLMLLDLENSITTKELAEAFSVSVRTIKYDLDNVRTWFQERNITLQARRNKGVWLELQDSERLTLKNEILEVDRFETYPDQELRMNQLIFHLILSPKHLTSQELADELQVSRNTILKDLDRLEAFIQKYELQLDRQSRVGFFIYGEESKIRLLMEYISQKEITEYDIYQIMSHFVQAGNHKRLIDVHVGGSTIFQEIYQVSLNEMTKLLDPSLLDQFNYAEILSITLRVAIATSRMQLQHTMNGYRILSNQEELMKKQELPFLLMNKVFEHYELPLLADEYFYIYSDVFITNSHQDIAELTEELIRDVSEEINFPFYRDRQLFTNLFAHLSLRLTKKHLFINEYNPFVDDIKAKYPQLFRAIKHASSRDIENAALFINDSFIAYIALHFLVAYEKNQHEINVVRIVYVCSTGLGVTSLIEQKILEEVSNVEIAGFASVLNANDIIEEKNPDLVLSIFPIEVVNRPFIKVNPLPTESDIQQIQEEVNKILTSVRDGHIPRLVPRQPLKENRGLEAESRDILVRSYVIYEELLNAFDEKLNDGYKEAFLLHVMLMVHRIIFDGQYENEGNIVKETLMAQQQLVEQIERIFAKNNLIVNQAEITALLNYIREE
- a CDS encoding Gfo/Idh/MocA family protein — encoded protein: MKQIRYGILSTAQIVPRFVEGVRESARGEVQAIAARELARAKEVAAELAIPKAYGSYEALCQDEDIDIIYIATYNKGHYEAAKMALTHKKHVLLEKPFTLTFAEAEELFALAKKNKCFLMEAQKAVFLPIASQVKKVIEQGGIGTVRQIRSVTAYPNIDHLKWFHSLDAGGGILHGSGSYPLEFIQFILGSSPISYCGHSSMEKGKTDDQVELSLKFPDQVLASIFLTVQLDIPSDMVIYGENGRIEIPYFWKTDHATIYYNDGREELLTSTVSSEFVFEVDHVNDCLLGGLLESPMMTEKITTDTVRLVEEMYNQWV
- a CDS encoding type II toxin-antitoxin system PemK/MazF family toxin, producing MMRRGEIFYANLSPVIGSEQGGIRPVLIIQNNKGNLFSPTLIVAPITRNIRKKMQPTQVKVNIPHEEELTPSLVLLEQIRTLDKERMLQKICKLQDGDMEKVNQALKVSIGIR
- the udk gene encoding uridine kinase; this translates as MKNNRPIIIGVTGGSGSGKTSVSRAIFNHFPNHSIMMLEQDSYYKDQSHLSFEERLTTNYDHPFAFDTDLLIEHLKQLLTYESIEKPVYDYVEHTRSSDVIIQEPKEVIILEGILILEDPRLRELMDIKLYVDTDDDIRIIRRIKRDMEERGRTLDSVIEQYLTVVKPMYNQFIEPTKRYADIIVPEGGENHVAIDLITTKVKSILE
- a CDS encoding GNAT family N-acetyltransferase; this translates as MNITAITQLEEEHYQLLLDADPSKKHVDDYTKRGQVFIISDPKLVGIMVLIPTRPDTLELVNIAVAEASRGKGYAQKLIAFAFDTAKKQGIKTMEIGTGSTGYEQLHLYQKCGFRMTWIDRDFFVRHYDEEIVDNGIVLNDMVRLSIDL